From the Bacteroidia bacterium genome, one window contains:
- the nifJ gene encoding pyruvate:ferredoxin (flavodoxin) oxidoreductase — protein sequence MSNRQTVTIDGNEAAAYVAHKTNEVCAIYPITPSSNMGEWADAWSAVGRKNIWGTVPIVAELQSEGGASGAVHGALQTGSLTTTFTASQGLLLMIPNMYKIAGELTSTVFHVSARTVAAHALSIFGDHSDIMAVRQTGFALLSSNSVQEVMDMALIAQAATLRARIPFVHFFDGFRISHEVMKIEELTDEDMHAMLDDDLIAQHRARALSPEKPVLRGTAQNPDVFFQARETVNPFYNACPEVVQSVMDQFASVVGRSYHLFDYVGAPDADRIIIMMGSGAGAAEEAVEYMIERGEKVGLLKVRLFRPFSVKHFISAIPSSVKAIAVLDRTKEPGAAGEPLYQDVLTALAEAMGNGTLPTAGFPKVLGGRYGLSSKEFTPAMVKAVFDNLVATDPKNHFTVGINDDVTNSSLSYDHTWRGEPADVFRGMFYGLGADGTVGANKNSIKIIGEETDNYAQGYFVYDSKKSGSITTSHLRFGPKPIRSTYLIETANFVACHQFTFLEKYDMLSRIVEGGVFLLNSPYGVDEVWDKMPRTVQQVIIDKKLKFFVIDGYTVAEATGMGARVNTIMQTCFFAISGILPREEAIAKIKVSIKKTYGGKGDKIVQMNYNAVDQTLANLHEVTVPATASSSIELPPVVSDKAPAFVKDVTAKIIAGHGDDLPVSAFPVDGTFPTGTTMWEKRNIALEIPEWDTVTCIQCGKCAMVCPHATIRIKVFEEKEVANAPATFKYCDARGKEYAGLKYSIQVAPEDCTGCALCVEVCPAKNKSEVRLKAINMVPQVPIREQERENWDFFLNLPEYDRTQVKLNTIQGSQLLQPLFEFSGACSGCGETPYVKLVSQLFGDRMIVANATGCSSIYGGNLPTTPWTVNNDGRGPAWSNSLFEDNAEFGFGFRLTIDQQNQFAREMLLHLAADLGESLVRDLLDADQTTEIGISEQRKRVAALKDKLNGISTPMAKRLLSVADFLIRRSVWIMGGDGWAYDIGYGGLDHVLASGKNVNVLVLDTEVYSNTGGQMSKATPLGAVAKFAAGGKPIGKKDLGLMAMSYGNVYVASIAMGANDTQTLRAILEAEAYDGPSLVIAYSHCIAHGIDMSKGMDHQKALVESGMWPLYRFNPDLIREGKNPFKLDSKQPKILVKDFVMSETRFSMLFKSKPDEAKRFLDLAQDQVKMRFKYYEHLEKLYETINAPAAATEQTAQV from the coding sequence ATGAGCAACAGACAAACAGTGACAATCGACGGCAACGAAGCCGCCGCATACGTCGCTCACAAAACCAATGAAGTATGCGCTATCTATCCGATCACTCCCAGTTCGAATATGGGCGAGTGGGCGGATGCCTGGTCCGCCGTCGGCCGTAAGAACATCTGGGGCACCGTTCCCATTGTCGCCGAATTGCAAAGCGAGGGTGGCGCCTCCGGTGCGGTGCATGGCGCATTGCAGACCGGATCGCTGACGACCACGTTTACCGCCTCGCAGGGACTCCTGCTGATGATCCCGAACATGTACAAGATTGCCGGTGAGCTCACCTCCACCGTGTTCCACGTGTCCGCACGCACGGTCGCCGCGCATGCGCTGTCGATTTTCGGTGATCACAGCGACATCATGGCCGTCCGTCAGACCGGCTTCGCCCTGCTGTCGTCCAACTCCGTTCAGGAAGTCATGGACATGGCGCTCATCGCACAGGCCGCCACACTGCGTGCGCGTATACCCTTCGTCCACTTCTTCGATGGCTTCCGCATTTCGCACGAGGTCATGAAAATCGAGGAACTCACGGACGAGGACATGCACGCCATGCTGGACGACGACTTGATTGCGCAGCACCGTGCGCGCGCGTTGAGTCCCGAGAAGCCGGTGCTTCGCGGTACCGCGCAAAATCCCGACGTGTTTTTCCAGGCGCGCGAAACAGTGAATCCCTTCTATAATGCCTGCCCGGAAGTCGTGCAATCCGTCATGGATCAATTCGCGTCCGTCGTTGGCCGCTCGTATCATTTGTTCGACTATGTCGGCGCTCCCGATGCCGATCGCATCATCATCATGATGGGTTCGGGTGCCGGAGCGGCCGAGGAAGCGGTGGAATACATGATCGAGCGTGGCGAAAAAGTCGGGCTGCTGAAGGTCCGCCTCTTCCGCCCCTTCTCCGTCAAGCATTTTATCAGCGCCATTCCCTCCTCGGTGAAAGCCATAGCGGTGCTTGACCGCACCAAGGAGCCCGGCGCCGCAGGCGAGCCACTGTATCAGGACGTGTTGACCGCACTCGCCGAGGCCATGGGCAACGGAACGCTGCCGACAGCAGGATTTCCGAAGGTGCTCGGCGGGCGTTATGGCCTGTCGTCGAAAGAATTCACGCCGGCGATGGTGAAAGCCGTATTCGATAATCTCGTCGCGACCGATCCGAAAAACCATTTCACCGTCGGTATCAACGACGACGTGACCAACAGCAGTTTGAGTTACGATCATACGTGGCGCGGGGAACCGGCCGATGTATTCCGCGGCATGTTCTACGGACTCGGCGCCGATGGCACCGTGGGCGCGAACAAAAATTCCATCAAAATCATCGGTGAGGAAACCGACAACTACGCGCAAGGCTATTTCGTGTACGACTCGAAAAAGTCCGGCTCGATCACCACGTCACATCTCCGTTTCGGCCCCAAGCCCATCCGCTCGACCTATCTGATCGAAACAGCGAATTTCGTTGCCTGTCACCAGTTCACCTTCCTCGAAAAATACGACATGCTCTCGCGCATCGTCGAAGGCGGCGTCTTCCTCCTCAACAGTCCGTACGGTGTGGATGAGGTGTGGGATAAAATGCCGCGAACGGTGCAGCAGGTGATCATCGACAAGAAGCTGAAATTCTTCGTCATTGACGGCTACACCGTCGCCGAGGCCACCGGCATGGGCGCGCGCGTGAACACCATCATGCAGACGTGTTTCTTCGCGATTTCAGGCATCCTGCCCAGGGAGGAAGCGATCGCAAAGATTAAGGTCTCGATCAAAAAAACGTACGGCGGCAAGGGCGATAAAATCGTCCAGATGAATTACAACGCCGTGGATCAGACCCTCGCGAATCTGCATGAGGTCACCGTACCGGCCACGGCCAGCAGCAGCATCGAGTTGCCTCCTGTGGTTTCCGACAAGGCCCCCGCATTCGTCAAGGACGTCACCGCAAAGATCATCGCCGGACATGGCGACGATTTGCCGGTAAGCGCCTTCCCCGTGGACGGCACCTTCCCGACAGGGACGACCATGTGGGAGAAGCGCAACATCGCGCTGGAAATTCCCGAATGGGATACGGTGACCTGTATTCAATGCGGCAAATGCGCGATGGTGTGTCCGCATGCCACCATCCGCATCAAAGTGTTCGAGGAAAAGGAAGTCGCGAACGCTCCAGCGACATTCAAGTACTGCGATGCCCGCGGGAAGGAGTACGCCGGTCTCAAGTACAGCATTCAAGTCGCCCCTGAAGACTGTACCGGCTGCGCGCTCTGCGTCGAGGTGTGTCCGGCAAAAAATAAATCGGAAGTGCGCCTGAAAGCCATTAACATGGTTCCGCAGGTACCTATCCGCGAGCAGGAGCGCGAGAATTGGGATTTCTTCCTCAACCTGCCCGAGTATGATCGTACCCAGGTGAAACTCAACACGATTCAGGGCTCGCAGTTGCTGCAGCCGCTGTTCGAATTCTCCGGAGCCTGCTCCGGCTGCGGCGAAACACCGTACGTGAAGCTCGTCAGCCAGCTCTTCGGTGATCGCATGATCGTGGCCAACGCCACCGGCTGTTCCTCGATCTATGGCGGCAATCTGCCCACGACTCCGTGGACCGTCAACAACGACGGACGCGGTCCGGCATGGTCGAACTCGCTGTTCGAGGACAACGCGGAATTCGGCTTCGGCTTCCGCCTCACCATCGACCAGCAGAATCAGTTCGCGCGTGAAATGCTCCTCCATCTCGCAGCCGACCTCGGCGAGTCACTCGTTCGCGACCTGCTGGATGCGGATCAAACAACCGAAATCGGCATCAGCGAACAGCGCAAGCGTGTCGCCGCACTGAAGGACAAGCTGAACGGCATCAGCACTCCCATGGCAAAGCGTCTTCTCTCTGTGGCCGACTTCCTTATCCGCCGCAGCGTGTGGATCATGGGCGGCGATGGTTGGGCGTATGACATCGGCTACGGCGGTCTCGATCACGTGTTGGCATCAGGCAAGAACGTGAACGTGCTCGTCCTCGACACCGAGGTATACTCCAACACCGGCGGCCAGATGTCCAAAGCCACTCCGCTCGGCGCTGTCGCGAAGTTTGCTGCCGGTGGCAAACCCATCGGGAAAAAAGACCTCGGTCTGATGGCTATGAGCTACGGAAATGTCTATGTTGCATCCATTGCCATGGGCGCCAATGATACGCAGACCTTGCGTGCCATTCTCGAAGCAGAAGCGTACGATGGTCCCTCCCTGGTTATCGCGTACAGTCATTGCATCGCGCACGGTATCGACATGTCGAAGGGCATGGATCATCAGAAGGCCTTGGTGGAAAGCGGCATGTGGCCTCTGTACCGCTTCAATCCGGATCTGATCAGGGAAGGAAAAAACCCCTTCAAGCTCGACTCCAAGCAGCCGAAAATCCTCGTGAAGGATTTCGTGATGTCGGAAACACGTTTCAGCATGCTGTTCAAGAGCAAACCCGACGAAGCAAAGCGCTTCCTGGATCTCGCACAGGACCAGGTCAAGATGCGCTTCAAATATTACGAGCATCTTGAAAAGCTGTACGAAACGATCAATGCTCCGGCGGCAGCGACGGAACAGACGGCACAAGTGTAA
- a CDS encoding damage-inducible protein DinB has translation MRNTIDLLRHMHWADATVWHCILDTPSAKDDERVLKLCHHIHMVQRAFLKVWSLQDMKLPKIDDFAGLAAVATWAEEYHNMLPLFIATVTEAELERVVDVPWARYMEQRSGRKVVDATLGETMLQVAMHSSYHRGQLNTRLRELGAEPPIVDYIAWVWLGRPSPIWPGQEHGMAI, from the coding sequence ATGCGCAACACTATCGATCTCCTTCGCCACATGCACTGGGCCGATGCGACGGTCTGGCACTGCATACTCGATACACCATCTGCAAAGGATGATGAACGTGTTCTGAAGCTCTGTCACCATATCCACATGGTACAGCGGGCGTTCCTGAAGGTTTGGAGCCTTCAGGATATGAAACTACCCAAAATAGATGATTTTGCGGGTCTCGCAGCTGTCGCGACTTGGGCGGAAGAGTATCACAACATGCTTCCACTGTTCATCGCAACTGTAACGGAGGCTGAACTGGAGCGTGTTGTGGATGTGCCGTGGGCGCGATATATGGAACAGCGCAGCGGCAGGAAAGTGGTGGATGCAACACTGGGCGAAACCATGTTGCAGGTGGCCATGCACAGCTCCTATCACCGGGGACAGCTCAACACCCGGCTTCGCGAGCTCGGTGCCGAGCCGCCCATCGTTGACTACATCGCCTGGGTGTGGCTCGGTCGGCCCTCCCCGATCTGGCCCGGGCAAGAACACGGGATGGCGATATGA
- a CDS encoding dihydroorotate dehydrogenase-like protein, translated as MDLTTTYMGLTLKNPIVPSASPMSKDLGIIKRMEDAGASAIVMYSLFEEQLMHEQKELDHFLTQGAESYQEAMSYFPEVEDFNLGPDEYLEHIRQAKEATSIPIIGSLNGVSAGGWLEYATKIEQAGADGLELNVYYIPTDGRYSAEEIEAIYVEDLTRVKSAVKIPVAMKLSPYFSSMSNMARKLDGAGADALVLFNRFYQPDFDLEELSVVPTVNLSSSGEGRLPLRWIAILYGHLKASMAATTGVHTAQDALKMLMAGADVTMLCSALLEKGPDHITTVLTDMQRWMEEKEYESVTQLKGSMSQRSVAEPAAFERANYMKALNSWRLTV; from the coding sequence ATGGATCTCACCACCACCTACATGGGACTGACGCTCAAGAACCCGATCGTTCCGTCAGCATCCCCGATGTCGAAGGATCTCGGCATCATCAAACGCATGGAAGACGCCGGCGCATCCGCCATCGTCATGTATTCGCTGTTCGAAGAACAACTGATGCACGAACAGAAGGAACTCGATCACTTCCTGACCCAGGGCGCGGAAAGCTATCAGGAAGCCATGAGCTACTTCCCCGAGGTCGAAGATTTCAATCTCGGTCCCGACGAGTATCTCGAACACATTCGTCAGGCCAAAGAAGCCACCTCCATCCCCATCATCGGCAGCCTCAACGGCGTGTCGGCCGGCGGCTGGTTGGAATATGCCACGAAAATCGAGCAGGCGGGCGCCGACGGTCTCGAACTCAACGTGTACTACATTCCCACTGACGGACGCTACAGCGCCGAGGAAATCGAAGCGATTTACGTCGAGGATTTGACCCGCGTGAAAAGTGCGGTGAAAATTCCAGTCGCCATGAAGCTGAGCCCCTACTTCAGTTCCATGTCCAACATGGCCCGCAAGCTCGACGGCGCCGGCGCTGACGCGCTGGTATTGTTCAACCGCTTCTATCAACCCGATTTCGATCTGGAAGAATTGTCTGTCGTCCCCACCGTCAATCTCAGCAGCTCCGGCGAAGGCCGTCTCCCGCTGCGCTGGATCGCCATCCTCTACGGTCACCTCAAAGCAAGCATGGCCGCCACCACAGGCGTGCACACTGCGCAGGACGCTCTGAAAATGCTCATGGCCGGTGCCGACGTCACCATGCTGTGCTCCGCGCTTCTGGAAAAGGGTCCCGACCACATTACCACCGTGCTCACCGACATGCAGCGCTGGATGGAAGAAAAGGAATACGAATCCGTCACGCAGCTGAAAGGCAGCATGAGCCAGCGCTCCGTGGCCGAGCCCGCCGCCTTCGAACGCGCCAATTACATGAAAGCCCTCAATAGCTGGCGCCTGACGGTCTGA